A DNA window from Plodia interpunctella isolate USDA-ARS_2022_Savannah chromosome 12, ilPloInte3.2, whole genome shotgun sequence contains the following coding sequences:
- the LOC128674197 gene encoding uncharacterized protein LOC128674197: METIISLYEELKKIRVYLIKLGASRRTEKVLVNKLNEINAIYEKYETWLIGFEEKLKRKYYSSDDIILIKNYCSRFLELHENILVLCNSDKPKSSFNMNSFDLKTALNLLPIMTNEESSTKQLIDNIEYYNTLLKEDTCKQNLINFVLKSRLSPEAKLKLKSKYESVNELIIDMRNVLLCKKAATAIQNKLQKIRQNDLSIADYGKEITELFVDLTITQADGNDQCYKILKPINEKMAVKQFADGLRNRRLSTIISARNYSSLKDAVQAAQDEEVSIPSTSGEIMGMYKKPYHNKYFNNGSNYYRSWRGGRCRYPVHRGRARGQQAAHLASRGQGSRGQYTRGSSGGPQQRGKFFNSTRGNQGMRNNRNIHLMHGNDNNNFEKFEESELSLNQFFREE, encoded by the coding sequence ATGGAAACTATTATATCATTGTATGaggaattaaagaaaattagagtatatttaattaaattaggagCCAGTCGAAGAACGGAAAAAGTgttagtaaacaaattaaatgagaTTAATGCAATCTATGAGAAATATGAGACGTGGCTGATAGGTTTTGAAGAAAAACttaagagaaaatattatagttcggatgatattatattaatcaaaaattattgtagTCGATTTTTAGagttacatgaaaatattttagtgttgTGTAATAGTGATAAGCCGAAGTCATCGTTCAACATGAAttcttttgatttaaaaacggCGTTAAATCTTTTACCTATTATGACAAATGAGGAGTCGAGTACAAAACAGTTGATTGAtaacattgaatattataatactttattgaaagaagatacatgtaaacaaaatttaattaatttcgtatTAAAAAGTAGGCTTTCTCCTGAAgctaagttaaaattaaaatcaaaatatgaatCAGTTAATGAGTTAATTATTGATATgagaaatgtattattgtgtaaGAAAGCTGCAACggcaatacaaaataaattacaaaaaattagacaaaatgacTTGTCAATTGCTGACTATGGTAAAGAAATAACGGAACTATTTGTTGATTTAACGATAACGCAAGCTGACGGGAATGATcaatgctataaaatattaaaacctattaatgaaaaaatggcTGTTAAGCAATTTGCTGACGGCTTGCGTAATCGTCGACTTAGTACGATTATTTCTGCCAGGAATTATAGTTCACTTAAAGATGCTGTACAGGCAGCCCAAGATGAAGAAGTATCAATTCCTTCAACATCTGGAGAAATCATGGGTATGTACAAGAAAccataccataataaatatttcaacaatggttcaaattattatagaagcTGGCGTGGAGGACGTTGCCGCTATCCTGTACATAGAGGAAGAGCTCGAGGACAGCAAGCAGCTCATCTAGCTTCTCGAGGACAAGGGTCACGAGGTCAGTACACGCGAGGAAGTAGCGGAGGTCCACAGCAGAGaggtaaattttttaattcaactaGAGGAAATCAAGGGATGCGTAATAATcgtaatattcatttaatgcatggtaatgataataataatttcgaaaaatttGAAGAGTCAGAACTTTCTTTGAATCAGTTTTTTCGTGAGGAAtag
- the LOC128674201 gene encoding trypsin, alkaline C-like produces MRGLVLLTLVSAAIAAPERIARIVGGDATTIDQYPYMSNMLYHLIGAWWTQWCGGSLITPTSVLSAAHCYYEDLPTQWQVRLGSSFASSGGQVIPVSALVLHAQYDHNMREHDVAIVKLSSAAVLSSLVATARIPGPEYILADNTVVTYIGWGDLWFNGVHAEQLQRVHVDVINQALCAERYAYLRTLPGFQHWPVVTPEMICGGILNTGGKDACHGDSGGPLAHDSDVIVGITSWGFQCAHPFYPGVNARVSSYTDWIVANA; encoded by the exons ATGCGTGGTCTGGTTTTGTTAACGCTTGTGAGTGCAGCCATAG CGGCCCCTGAGCGCATCGCCAGGATCGTCGGCGGCGATGCAACCACCATCGACCAGTACCCGTACATGAGCAACATGCTGTATCACTTGATTGGAGCCTGGTGGACGCAGTGGTGTGGCGGATCGCTCATCACTCCAACATCTGTCCTCTCGGCGGCTCATTGCTATTA TGAAGATTTACCAACCCAGTGGCAAGTCCGTCTTGGCTCGAGTTTCGCCTCTAGTGGCGGACAAGTGATCCCGGTCTCCGCTCTAGTTCTACATGCCCAGTATGATCATAATATGAGGGAACATGACGTGGCTATAGTCAAGTTGTCTTCCGCCGCTGTTCTGTCATCACTCGTCGCCACCGCCCGCATCCCTGGCCCCGAATACATCCTGGCTGATAACACTGTTGTCACTTATATCGGATGGGGTGATTTATGG TTTAATGGTGTGCATGCTGAGCAGCTTCAACGTGTCCACGTGGATGTCATCAACCAGGCACTTTGCGCTGAACGTTATGCCTACCTCAGGACCCTACCCGGGTTTCAGCACTGGCCCGTTGTTACCCCAGAGATGATATGCGGTGGTATCCTTAATACTGGAGGGAAAGACGCTTGCCACGGTGACTCTGGAGGTCCCTTAGCCCACGACTCAGACGTGATCGTCGGTATCACCTCCTGGGGCTTTCAATGTGCCCATCCCTTCTACCC tggtGTCAACGCTAGAGTTTCTTCTTACACTGATTGGATTGTCGCTAATGCCTAG